From the genome of Streptomyces sp. NBC_01260, one region includes:
- a CDS encoding WhiB family transcriptional regulator: MTQTSADTATSPRHSSDWVTDWISQAACRTTGPDDLFVLGAAQNRAKAVCTGCPVRTECLGDALDNRIEFGVWGGMTERERRALLRRRPTVTSWRLLLETARREYERSAGILPLEDEDLTIILEQVM; encoded by the coding sequence ATCACCCAGACCTCGGCCGATACCGCGACCTCGCCCAGGCACTCCTCCGACTGGGTCACCGACTGGATCAGCCAGGCAGCGTGCCGCACCACCGGTCCGGATGATTTGTTCGTCCTGGGCGCCGCACAGAACAGGGCGAAGGCCGTATGCACGGGATGCCCCGTGCGGACCGAATGCCTGGGGGACGCCCTGGACAACCGGATCGAGTTCGGCGTCTGGGGAGGCATGACCGAGCGCGAGCGCCGGGCCCTGCTGCGCCGTCGCCCCACAGTGACCTCCTGGCGCCTGCTGCTGGAGACCGCGCGTCGGGAGTACGAGCGCAGTGCGGGGATCCTGCCGCTTGAGGACGAAGACCTCACCATCATCTTGGAGCAGGTCATGTAG
- a CDS encoding RNA polymerase sigma factor: protein MTITSEPVCSQPVCRRTEPEPDCRTCPWALSAKPAVDTGVGQGILPHELADFHDVHRVVFLKYARSRGITRDEAEDVVSQTFLHLYRAGQSFLSADNRPAFGFKVLRNVLADHFRATDRRPRALPLTTMNERPATDGGISELICRLDVEKALELLPLQQADCLRLHLFLDLSPTQIGFYLDITRSTVSSHLSAGRQRLAEHLENYRPSWFGRGKEQHA, encoded by the coding sequence ATGACGATCACCTCCGAGCCTGTCTGCTCCCAACCGGTCTGCCGTCGCACGGAACCCGAGCCCGACTGCCGCACCTGTCCCTGGGCGCTTTCGGCGAAACCTGCGGTAGACACCGGCGTCGGTCAGGGGATCCTTCCGCACGAGCTGGCGGACTTCCACGACGTTCACCGCGTGGTGTTCCTGAAGTACGCGCGCAGTCGCGGTATCACCCGTGACGAGGCCGAAGACGTGGTCAGCCAGACATTCCTGCACCTGTATCGGGCCGGGCAGTCGTTCCTGTCGGCGGACAACCGACCGGCATTCGGCTTCAAGGTCCTGCGAAACGTGCTGGCGGACCACTTCCGGGCAACAGACCGCAGGCCCAGGGCCTTGCCGCTGACGACCATGAACGAACGGCCGGCTACGGACGGGGGCATCAGCGAACTGATCTGCCGCCTCGACGTGGAGAAGGCGCTGGAACTGCTGCCACTACAGCAGGCCGACTGCCTCCGCCTCCACCTCTTCCTCGATCTGTCGCCCACACAGATCGGCTTCTACCTGGACATCACGCGTTCAACGGTGTCCTCGCATCTCTCCGCCGGACGACAGCGGCTGGCGGAACACCTGGAGAACTACCGCCCGTCCTGGTTCGGCCGCGGAAAGGAGCAGCACGCATGA
- a CDS encoding IS701 family transposase encodes MTRRLPCPPAPGPLEAYAARFDDLLSTLAQRRGFREYLAGLLLPRDRNKTLSCLAGAEPVVGAQRASVQRLQFFLSESSWDHEQVNARRLELLLTDPATAPHPGGVLVIDDSGDRKDGKATAHIGRQWLGRLGKTDNGIVTVTTCWADENLYYPLHAVPYSPAHHFPKGKSDTGFRTKLQIAAELAHTAKAAGVAFRAVAADCAYGDQDGFRRQLASAGLPFVMALKPSHGTWAHGKDAYTPVHAAHALTWTDPEHPGGWTSVERTFRDGHTETWWAADATLGWWGPDGNVRLVVATTDPATLPPQATWYLATDLPRPGGPREADNPEPAADLHEVVRIYGIRHWIEQSYKQIKDELGWADFQVRSDTAIRRHQTLVTCAFSFCWDTWFAQPPDREPAVVPTAPPTVTAVGPAERGPKQNPPAPTGQLAAGNPRRPGLARPLDHPPTLLASLEQRTPATRTSSPDQRRRRRPPTRSLLPGLGPVSRIS; translated from the coding sequence ATGACTCGCCGTCTGCCGTGTCCGCCCGCTCCGGGCCCGCTGGAAGCCTACGCCGCGCGCTTCGATGACCTGCTCTCGACGTTGGCACAGCGCCGCGGGTTCCGCGAGTACCTCGCGGGACTGCTGCTGCCGCGGGACCGGAACAAGACACTGAGCTGCCTGGCCGGCGCCGAACCCGTCGTCGGGGCCCAGCGCGCCTCGGTACAGCGGCTGCAGTTCTTCCTGTCCGAGTCGTCCTGGGACCACGAGCAGGTCAACGCCCGCCGACTGGAACTGCTGCTGACCGATCCCGCGACCGCCCCGCACCCAGGCGGGGTGCTGGTGATCGACGACTCGGGCGACCGCAAGGACGGCAAGGCGACCGCGCACATCGGCCGCCAGTGGCTGGGCCGGCTGGGCAAGACCGACAACGGCATCGTCACCGTGACCACCTGCTGGGCCGACGAGAACCTCTACTACCCGCTGCACGCCGTGCCCTACAGCCCCGCCCATCACTTCCCCAAGGGCAAGAGCGACACCGGCTTCCGCACGAAGCTGCAGATCGCCGCAGAACTGGCCCACACCGCGAAGGCTGCCGGGGTGGCCTTCCGCGCCGTGGCCGCCGACTGCGCCTACGGCGACCAGGACGGCTTCCGCAGACAACTCGCCTCGGCAGGACTGCCGTTCGTCATGGCTCTCAAACCGAGCCACGGCACCTGGGCCCACGGCAAGGATGCCTACACCCCCGTCCATGCCGCCCACGCCTTGACCTGGACGGACCCCGAGCACCCGGGTGGCTGGACCTCCGTCGAGCGCACCTTCCGCGACGGACACACCGAGACCTGGTGGGCCGCCGACGCGACCCTTGGCTGGTGGGGACCCGACGGGAACGTCCGTCTCGTCGTGGCCACCACCGACCCGGCCACCCTTCCCCCGCAAGCCACCTGGTATCTGGCCACCGACCTGCCCCGCCCCGGCGGACCCCGCGAGGCCGACAACCCTGAACCGGCCGCCGACCTGCATGAAGTCGTCCGGATCTACGGCATCAGGCACTGGATCGAGCAGAGCTACAAGCAGATCAAGGACGAACTGGGCTGGGCCGACTTCCAGGTCCGCTCCGATACCGCCATCCGCCGCCACCAGACCCTGGTCACCTGCGCGTTCTCGTTCTGCTGGGACACCTGGTTCGCTCAACCTCCGGACCGGGAGCCCGCCGTCGTCCCCACGGCCCCGCCGACTGTCACAGCGGTGGGGCCGGCTGAGAGGGGGCCCAAGCAGAACCCACCAGCCCCAACCGGCCAGCTGGCCGCAGGCAATCCGCGCCGTCCGGGCCTGGCTCGACCCCTGGACCACCCTCCAACGCTGCTGGCGAGCCTGGAGCAACGCACCCCCGCCACCCGAACTTCAAGCCCTGATCAACGCCGTCGGCGCAGGCCACCCACTCGATCTCTACTCCCCGGTCTAGGTCCTGTTTCTCGGATCTCCTGA
- a CDS encoding TetR/AcrR family transcriptional regulator — MLDAAAGEFRVHGFADTSTEKLCEAAGVRRSSLYNAFTSKEELFVRALERYVNVTGGRHESILTDEKLSGAARLAGLLGLVIGEEREAAVRGHAAGCMAVATRMNPDLGVRDARVERILDGALQQQIALLSQALRAGRLDGTLRSDLPVREAALSVVALISGLRVMAQAGTRPEELDRIARLALGALVA; from the coding sequence GTGCTCGACGCGGCGGCGGGCGAGTTCCGCGTGCACGGCTTCGCCGACACGTCGACCGAGAAGCTCTGTGAAGCGGCGGGCGTGCGGCGTAGCAGCCTCTACAACGCCTTTACCTCTAAAGAGGAACTGTTCGTAAGGGCGCTGGAGCGCTATGTGAACGTCACTGGCGGCAGGCATGAGTCGATCCTGACCGATGAGAAGCTCAGCGGCGCGGCGCGCTTGGCCGGCCTGCTCGGTCTCGTGATCGGCGAGGAGCGCGAGGCGGCTGTCCGAGGGCACGCCGCTGGATGCATGGCGGTGGCCACACGCATGAATCCGGATCTGGGAGTGCGAGACGCTCGCGTCGAGCGGATTCTCGACGGGGCTCTGCAGCAGCAGATCGCGCTGCTCAGTCAGGCCCTCCGTGCGGGACGGCTCGATGGCACCTTGAGGTCGGACTTGCCGGTGCGGGAGGCTGCGCTGTCCGTCGTCGCCCTCATCTCTGGGTTGCGGGTCATGGCCCAGGCCGGTACTCGACCTGAAGAGCTCGACCGGATCGCACGACTGGCGCTTGGGGCGCTCGTGGCCTGA
- a CDS encoding MFS transporter translates to MKRQLYVLMLTILVVVMSELQIAGMMPAIADDFGVSTSQVGLLVSLYALGMAIGGPLLAFVFRHSPPKRALLTVVVAYAVIEVMVPLVHAYWWVALVRILTGCLAGAGFGLSVTFGARLAPRPEKIGEAISVVLGGIMVGTVIGLPLSHFIAGRWGWQSSFYVLGAAAFLLFVISAVALPPLAAASQDDAAQDIRNLRSPRLWSRYLVSLLTVGAAYASFSYFTPLLEQSADFATDTTTLILLGYGLCSYVGNLIVGKFADQHAVKVLRFGHTLLFVSLGLLALRGHVPAVALGMVLVVGLSGVTMNPALVTRVAEIGGVGNLVSTVHTAVITMGVTLGTAISAITISLFGDDPAVAMWTGAAFAVLAALVLATQTRRTASTSPIMASLPAGGEQSAEVKS, encoded by the coding sequence GTGAAACGACAGCTCTATGTGCTCATGCTGACGATCCTCGTCGTGGTGATGAGCGAGCTCCAGATCGCCGGAATGATGCCGGCGATCGCCGACGATTTCGGTGTGAGCACCAGCCAAGTAGGCCTGTTGGTCTCCTTGTACGCCTTGGGCATGGCGATCGGAGGCCCGCTGCTCGCCTTCGTCTTCCGGCACAGCCCACCCAAGCGAGCTCTGCTGACCGTGGTCGTGGCCTACGCCGTAATAGAGGTGATGGTTCCGCTCGTGCACGCGTACTGGTGGGTGGCACTGGTCCGCATCCTGACTGGATGCCTGGCCGGTGCCGGGTTCGGACTGTCGGTCACCTTCGGGGCACGCCTGGCGCCGCGTCCGGAGAAGATCGGTGAAGCAATCTCGGTCGTGCTCGGCGGAATCATGGTCGGGACCGTGATCGGCCTGCCCTTGTCCCACTTCATCGCTGGCCGGTGGGGATGGCAGTCCAGCTTTTACGTACTCGGGGCCGCCGCGTTCCTGCTGTTCGTGATCAGTGCGGTCGCACTTCCGCCTCTGGCAGCTGCCTCTCAGGATGATGCCGCCCAGGACATACGCAACCTGCGCTCACCCCGGTTGTGGTCGCGGTACCTGGTCAGCCTGCTCACGGTCGGGGCCGCCTACGCTTCCTTCTCCTACTTCACCCCGCTCCTTGAACAGAGCGCCGACTTCGCCACCGACACCACGACCCTGATCCTGCTGGGCTACGGCCTCTGCTCCTACGTCGGCAATCTGATCGTCGGCAAGTTCGCCGACCAGCACGCAGTGAAGGTGCTGCGGTTCGGGCACACGCTGCTGTTCGTCTCACTGGGACTGCTGGCGCTGCGCGGCCATGTGCCGGCCGTGGCACTCGGGATGGTGCTCGTCGTCGGCCTCTCCGGGGTGACGATGAACCCGGCACTGGTCACCCGGGTGGCCGAGATCGGTGGTGTCGGCAACCTGGTCAGCACCGTGCACACCGCGGTCATCACTATGGGCGTCACCCTGGGGACCGCTATCAGCGCCATCACCATCAGCCTGTTCGGAGACGACCCCGCCGTAGCGATGTGGACCGGCGCGGCCTTTGCCGTCCTGGCCGCCCTGGTGCTCGCGACCCAGACCAGGCGGACGGCGAGCACAAGCCCGATCATGGCGTCCCTTCCGGCCGGAGGCGAGCAGAGCGCAGAGGTGAAGTCATGA
- a CDS encoding response regulator transcription factor, with protein sequence MIKVLVTDDEPLIRAGVRMILSSADDIEVVAEAVNGREAVELAQTRRVDVVLLDIQMPVMDGLTALAELHRTVPDTRVLILTTFGEQRNVLRALTGGSVGFLLKDSAPAELMRAVRAAAAGDAYLSPGATRRVVDSLASSQSAHRAEQARCRLDALTNRELEVLALLGEGLSNADAGQRIHMSEATVKSYVSRILTKLDCENRVQAALLARDADLGT encoded by the coding sequence ATGATCAAGGTTCTCGTCACGGATGACGAGCCGCTCATCCGGGCAGGCGTCAGGATGATCCTCTCCTCCGCCGACGACATCGAAGTCGTCGCCGAGGCGGTGAACGGCCGTGAGGCTGTCGAACTGGCCCAGACCCGCCGCGTGGACGTCGTGCTGCTCGATATCCAGATGCCGGTCATGGACGGACTGACGGCCCTGGCCGAGCTGCACCGGACCGTGCCTGACACGCGGGTGCTGATCCTGACAACCTTCGGGGAACAGCGAAACGTACTGCGCGCACTGACTGGGGGCAGCGTGGGCTTTCTGCTCAAGGACTCGGCGCCCGCGGAACTCATGCGCGCGGTCCGGGCTGCCGCGGCCGGAGACGCGTACCTGTCGCCGGGTGCCACCCGCCGTGTCGTGGACTCGTTGGCGTCCAGCCAGAGCGCCCACCGTGCTGAGCAGGCCCGCTGCCGGCTGGACGCGCTGACCAACCGCGAGCTGGAGGTCCTGGCACTGCTGGGTGAGGGCCTGTCCAACGCGGACGCTGGTCAGCGGATCCATATGAGCGAGGCCACGGTCAAATCGTACGTGAGCCGGATCCTGACCAAGCTGGACTGCGAGAACCGAGTGCAGGCCGCACTGCTGGCACGAGACGCCGACCTGGGAACCTGA
- a CDS encoding sensor histidine kinase gives MWSPWRIVGESLLSVAFGLLGAGLAALDHGGTVRIAAAGLAIAALSLLRRTLPASVLLVTAVGSVLFGGLAPLVLVAAWSAGRRIDGVGRAVGTFALAYVLNLGLAVVQALPHLSLPRLVFGVLWPLVAIIVPGLAGRYRSQHHTLTDTLREYEAQQQRERAMIAGQARARERQRIAQDMHDSLGHQLVLISVHAGALEVDRELTGRQREAVGVLREASVAAMHELREVVQVMRDSTEAPHEDRTTPGVAAAAAEAEDTTALSRGVAGIEGLVGTSRSVGAAVKLRHSGEPCPLPPTADHAAYRIVQEGLTNAHKHAPGAPITVELRYEPDSLVVEVANGPATRTTDNGRGVVSGGQGLTGLGERTRLIGGLAHAGPTADGGFRLAGVLPYTSPEGGIPSPEPGNVTTTFVDPTNTFWQQTPGDSLDEGGPVMNGNGLKELAKAMSRKNGSGIAIGCGMAVLISLLLVIAALGVGGYFLLNKAEEARIEPKQYDAVKVGQSEAEIRKQLPKENSFVTDGLETDAPPVPKGAKCLSLTSTESSNNPDKEPVFRFCFKDGKLTEKKSFEVRN, from the coding sequence ATGTGGTCTCCCTGGCGCATCGTGGGCGAATCGCTGCTGAGCGTAGCGTTTGGGCTGCTGGGAGCAGGTCTCGCGGCCCTGGACCACGGCGGCACCGTACGGATCGCTGCCGCCGGGCTGGCGATCGCAGCGCTGTCACTTCTGCGCCGGACGTTGCCCGCGTCCGTGCTGCTGGTGACGGCCGTCGGCTCTGTCCTGTTCGGCGGTCTCGCTCCGTTGGTCCTTGTCGCCGCGTGGTCGGCGGGGCGGCGGATCGACGGGGTCGGCAGGGCCGTCGGCACCTTCGCCCTCGCATACGTCCTCAACCTCGGCCTGGCAGTCGTGCAGGCGCTGCCTCACCTCTCACTGCCCCGCTTGGTCTTCGGCGTCCTGTGGCCGCTGGTCGCGATCATCGTTCCCGGCCTGGCCGGCCGCTACCGGTCGCAGCACCATACGCTGACCGACACGCTTCGGGAGTACGAGGCCCAGCAGCAACGCGAGCGCGCGATGATCGCCGGACAGGCCCGGGCGCGGGAGCGTCAGCGCATTGCGCAGGACATGCACGACAGCCTCGGCCATCAGCTGGTGCTCATCTCGGTGCACGCGGGCGCGCTGGAGGTGGACCGCGAGCTGACCGGACGGCAGCGGGAGGCAGTGGGGGTGCTGCGCGAGGCGTCGGTGGCCGCGATGCATGAGCTGCGCGAGGTGGTACAGGTGATGCGGGACAGCACGGAGGCTCCACACGAGGACCGCACCACCCCAGGCGTCGCGGCTGCTGCGGCGGAGGCGGAGGACACCACGGCGCTGTCGCGCGGGGTGGCGGGCATCGAGGGCCTGGTAGGAACGTCCCGGAGCGTGGGCGCGGCCGTGAAGCTGCGGCACTCCGGCGAGCCGTGCCCGCTCCCCCCGACCGCCGATCACGCGGCGTACCGCATCGTCCAAGAGGGCTTGACCAACGCCCACAAGCACGCCCCGGGCGCCCCGATCACCGTCGAGCTGCGGTATGAGCCGGACTCGCTGGTCGTGGAGGTCGCCAACGGTCCCGCAACCAGGACGACGGACAACGGCCGGGGCGTGGTGAGCGGCGGCCAGGGGCTGACCGGGCTCGGTGAGCGGACCCGGCTCATCGGGGGCCTGGCGCACGCGGGCCCGACGGCGGACGGCGGCTTCCGGCTGGCGGGCGTGCTGCCGTACACATCGCCGGAAGGCGGGATCCCGAGCCCCGAGCCCGGCAACGTGACGACGACGTTCGTTGATCCAACGAACACCTTTTGGCAGCAGACCCCGGGGGACTCCTTGGACGAGGGTGGTCCCGTCATGAATGGGAACGGTCTGAAGGAGCTGGCCAAGGCAATGAGCAGGAAGAACGGAAGCGGCATAGCCATCGGCTGCGGGATGGCGGTACTGATTTCTCTGCTGCTGGTGATCGCCGCCCTCGGCGTCGGGGGATACTTCCTCCTGAACAAGGCGGAAGAGGCCAGGATCGAGCCGAAGCAGTACGACGCGGTGAAGGTGGGCCAGTCCGAGGCAGAGATCCGCAAGCAGTTGCCCAAGGAGAACTCCTTCGTGACCGACGGCCTGGAAACGGATGCGCCGCCCGTGCCCAAGGGCGCGAAGTGCCTCAGCCTGACTTCCACGGAGTCCAGCAACAATCCGGACAAGGAGCCGGTCTTCCGGTTCTGCTTCAAGGACGGCAAGTTGACCGAGAAGAAGTCTTTCGAGGTGAGGAACTGA
- a CDS encoding terpene synthase family protein, protein MNDYLRSNPPRFLGADEGLSLLVRGGGGLAGAGVCSAWWQGAELGARSWAKRWGLVGDAAQARRLAGMGHGRMAGFVAPAGSSAELEVLACWGAFITLVDDGFDQGGEHASVSEVRAVLDPLVEVLKGTTGARAGCDAPAVAALEDLWRRTVVGTAPGWCARFAASYASFAKATCEEARWRQESYTPSVAEYIAVRRRTITVAPLLLVSERLLDAWPQAEVLHDVCSDAVAWTNDVFDAGTEHAGEIGLVGVLARERGVGRGEAAAMARAMIEERLDDFESAAERLAVLNPHDGGVRSRIERVRTFLYGAVAWQYESRRYRATLPVQHAPRNRAADPIESAAVRLERRLALAVAPGGALPDRCAGRVLETALLLALLRARDTYPKEERELACWLEERRAGADALDGMLIDAVLRPQTLPADAAAAAAPFVGDAVSSAGRRGRLKRSMLHAVLHVLGGLRLNPAEIPPAAGGTVSTFTLANLLAVRVIYAQATDRPHAVSTGERFQLADVLEKGSGRLLWEASAATHLLALNALQSCRPGHPVVAPAVTGLLLARDSDGAMPFLDSQDVWLSAVGGLAFLARRSLRPYTARMGAFVAAWQAPDGGWPFAAGIRQTDVDTAARCMEFLHALDPHRYRTHLARGAAYLAAKAGPDGGFPTWREGDDPDLDMTAGAVLALTPHGRTHAPLVTAATHYILDTQHGDGTWQRSWTLSESSVILRAVDALHAARDTLGVDSVRAAAAITRAVARLTATQQPDGGWGHTPDHDTDPLSTAQAIPVLARYGPPHATAAATACLLSCQDDTGRFPAPPDQTGPRPLAFDYPVVADLHALTALTRPQADVLDRFQGMPARMRR, encoded by the coding sequence ATGAACGATTATCTGCGCAGTAATCCGCCTCGGTTCCTTGGTGCGGACGAAGGGCTCTCGCTCCTGGTGCGTGGGGGCGGCGGTCTTGCGGGGGCGGGGGTGTGCAGTGCCTGGTGGCAGGGGGCCGAGCTCGGGGCACGGTCGTGGGCCAAGCGGTGGGGCCTGGTGGGGGATGCGGCCCAGGCGCGGCGTCTGGCGGGGATGGGACACGGCCGGATGGCGGGGTTCGTGGCGCCTGCGGGCTCGTCGGCGGAGCTGGAAGTGCTGGCCTGTTGGGGTGCGTTCATCACGCTGGTCGACGACGGCTTCGACCAGGGCGGTGAACATGCCTCGGTGTCCGAGGTGCGGGCTGTGCTCGATCCTCTGGTCGAGGTACTCAAGGGGACGACCGGTGCCCGGGCCGGGTGCGATGCGCCCGCGGTGGCCGCTCTTGAAGATTTGTGGCGGCGCACCGTCGTGGGGACGGCGCCGGGGTGGTGTGCACGCTTCGCGGCGTCGTACGCGTCGTTCGCGAAGGCGACCTGCGAGGAGGCGCGGTGGCGGCAGGAGTCGTACACGCCGTCGGTGGCGGAGTACATCGCGGTGCGGCGGCGCACGATTACGGTGGCCCCGCTGCTGCTGGTCTCCGAGCGCCTCCTGGACGCGTGGCCGCAGGCTGAAGTCCTGCACGATGTCTGCTCCGATGCCGTGGCCTGGACAAACGACGTGTTCGACGCCGGTACGGAGCACGCCGGTGAGATCGGCCTGGTGGGTGTCCTGGCGCGGGAGCGGGGGGTCGGGCGCGGTGAGGCGGCCGCGATGGCCCGCGCCATGATCGAGGAACGCCTGGACGACTTCGAGTCAGCCGCCGAACGCCTCGCGGTTTTGAATCCGCATGACGGGGGTGTCCGTTCGCGGATCGAGCGGGTGCGTACCTTCTTGTACGGGGCGGTGGCCTGGCAGTACGAGAGCCGCCGCTACCGCGCCACCCTCCCCGTACAGCATGCCCCCCGTAACCGGGCCGCGGATCCGATAGAGAGCGCCGCCGTCCGGCTGGAGCGGCGGCTGGCACTGGCGGTGGCGCCAGGCGGGGCGCTGCCGGACCGGTGCGCGGGCCGCGTGCTGGAGACGGCGCTGCTCCTGGCCCTGCTCCGCGCCCGCGATACCTACCCTAAGGAGGAGCGGGAGCTGGCGTGCTGGCTCGAGGAGCGGCGTGCTGGCGCCGACGCACTCGACGGGATGCTCATCGACGCGGTTCTGCGCCCCCAGACCCTGCCGGCCGACGCCGCCGCAGCGGCGGCCCCCTTCGTCGGCGATGCGGTGTCATCTGCGGGCAGGCGGGGCCGGCTCAAGCGGAGCATGCTCCACGCCGTACTCCACGTGCTCGGCGGCCTGAGACTGAACCCGGCGGAGATTCCCCCCGCGGCCGGTGGCACCGTGTCCACGTTCACGCTGGCCAACCTCCTGGCCGTACGCGTCATCTACGCCCAGGCGACCGACCGGCCGCACGCGGTTTCAACCGGTGAACGGTTCCAGCTGGCCGACGTGCTGGAGAAGGGGAGCGGCAGGCTGCTGTGGGAGGCCAGCGCCGCCACCCATCTCCTCGCGCTGAACGCCCTGCAGTCCTGCCGGCCCGGCCACCCGGTGGTCGCCCCGGCCGTGACCGGCCTGCTCCTGGCCCGCGACAGTGACGGCGCAATGCCGTTCCTCGACAGCCAGGACGTATGGCTGTCCGCCGTGGGCGGCCTCGCCTTCCTGGCCCGGCGATCCTTGCGCCCCTACACGGCACGGATGGGCGCGTTCGTCGCCGCCTGGCAGGCCCCGGACGGCGGCTGGCCCTTCGCGGCCGGTATCCGCCAGACCGACGTCGACACCGCCGCCCGCTGCATGGAATTCCTCCACGCCCTCGACCCCCACCGCTACCGCACCCACCTCGCACGGGGCGCCGCCTACCTCGCCGCGAAAGCCGGACCCGACGGCGGCTTCCCCACCTGGAGAGAAGGCGACGACCCCGACCTCGACATGACCGCAGGCGCCGTCCTCGCCCTGACACCTCACGGCCGCACGCACGCGCCACTGGTCACCGCCGCCACCCACTACATCCTCGACACCCAACACGGTGACGGCACCTGGCAGCGGAGCTGGACCTTGAGCGAGTCCAGCGTCATCCTGCGCGCCGTCGACGCCCTGCACGCTGCCCGCGACACCCTGGGCGTCGACTCCGTACGGGCCGCCGCAGCGATCACGCGCGCCGTGGCGAGGCTGACCGCCACCCAGCAACCCGACGGAGGATGGGGCCACACGCCCGACCACGACACCGACCCGCTGTCCACCGCCCAGGCCATCCCCGTCCTCGCCCGCTACGGCCCACCCCACGCCACCGCCGCCGCGACCGCTTGCCTGCTCTCCTGCCAGGACGACACCGGCCGCTTCCCTGCCCCGCCCGACCAGACCGGCCCACGGCCCCTGGCCTTCGACTATCCCGTCGTCGCCGACCTCCACGCCCTCACCGCCCTCACCCGCCCCCAGGCAGATGTCCTTGATCGATTCCAAGGGATGCCGGCGCGCATGCGTCGATGA
- a CDS encoding DUF6879 family protein, producing the protein MSQSSVPDFAELLRGAQHSAVHLEMRDHYGVGDEAEEIAQFARTGEITLDPTARWWPEWLGLVKETLARGVVMRRARIVSEPVTDYIRWEHAVTEMNVGAGEQVRWLPRRNASDIALPGNDYWLIDGRLAMFHFFSGDGDWVAPGCEITEDPAAVRLCAAAFETVWERGIPHEKYTV; encoded by the coding sequence ATGTCGCAGAGCAGCGTTCCGGACTTCGCTGAACTGCTGAGGGGCGCTCAGCACAGCGCGGTGCATCTGGAGATGCGCGACCACTACGGCGTTGGCGATGAGGCCGAAGAGATCGCTCAGTTCGCGCGGACCGGCGAAATCACGCTGGACCCCACTGCCCGCTGGTGGCCCGAGTGGCTCGGTCTGGTCAAGGAGACCCTGGCCCGGGGCGTGGTGATGCGCCGCGCGCGGATCGTCTCGGAGCCGGTGACCGACTACATCCGGTGGGAGCACGCGGTGACCGAGATGAACGTGGGCGCTGGCGAACAGGTCCGCTGGTTGCCCCGCCGCAACGCCTCGGACATCGCCCTGCCGGGCAACGACTACTGGCTGATCGACGGACGCCTCGCGATGTTCCACTTCTTCAGCGGCGACGGCGACTGGGTGGCCCCCGGCTGCGAGATCACCGAGGACCCGGCCGCGGTGCGCCTGTGCGCGGCCGCGTTCGAGACCGTCTGGGAGCGCGGCATCCCGCACGAGAAGTACACCGTCTAG
- a CDS encoding helix-turn-helix domain-containing protein, whose amino-acid sequence MTASPSSSAQGAREALAVRLQHLRKDAGLTGRELSARCGWHPAKTTRIQKGAAPPSDTDIRTWCQACGADDQADDLIATARAVDSMYLEWRRLHQGGMRKVQEDFYALYERTRVCRAYLSNVPPGFLQTPGFATALMNQITSFQGTPNDVSEAVAARVARSRFLYEGGRLFVVLIEESVLRFRTADPDAMRGQLRHLLAVMPLASVSLGIIPFTAQRTVWPLEAFYLHDDFQAVVETLTAEINVTQPRELADYAKAFTGLAEMAVYGDAARTLIQAAIDALE is encoded by the coding sequence ATGACCGCATCTCCATCGTCCAGCGCCCAGGGAGCCCGCGAGGCGCTCGCCGTGCGGTTGCAGCACCTGCGCAAAGACGCCGGCCTCACCGGGCGCGAACTCTCCGCCCGGTGCGGCTGGCACCCCGCGAAGACCACCCGGATCCAGAAGGGCGCCGCCCCGCCCTCCGATACGGACATCCGCACCTGGTGCCAGGCGTGCGGCGCCGACGACCAGGCCGACGACCTGATTGCCACCGCCCGCGCCGTCGACTCCATGTACCTGGAGTGGCGCCGCCTGCACCAGGGCGGCATGCGCAAGGTCCAGGAAGACTTCTACGCCCTCTACGAGCGCACCCGCGTCTGCCGGGCGTACCTCTCCAACGTGCCGCCCGGGTTCCTCCAGACCCCCGGCTTCGCGACCGCCCTCATGAACCAGATCACCAGCTTCCAGGGCACTCCGAACGACGTCTCCGAAGCTGTCGCCGCCCGCGTCGCCCGCTCCCGGTTCCTCTACGAGGGCGGCCGGCTCTTCGTCGTCCTCATCGAGGAGTCCGTCCTGCGTTTCCGCACCGCAGACCCCGATGCCATGCGCGGGCAGTTGCGCCACCTCCTGGCCGTGATGCCGCTCGCGTCCGTCTCGCTGGGGATCATCCCGTTCACCGCGCAGCGCACCGTGTGGCCGCTCGAGGCGTTCTATTTGCATGACGACTTCCAGGCCGTGGTGGAGACACTCACCGCAGAGATCAACGTGACGCAGCCGCGCGAGCTCGCCGACTACGCGAAGGCGTTCACCGGCCTCGCGGAGATGGCCGTGTACGGCGACGCCGCCCGCACGCTCATCCAGGCCGCGATCGATGCCCTGGAGTGA